The following proteins are encoded in a genomic region of Triticum dicoccoides isolate Atlit2015 ecotype Zavitan chromosome 1B, WEW_v2.0, whole genome shotgun sequence:
- the LOC119315403 gene encoding putative disease resistance protein RGA4: MVHQIVIRCCGSPLAASALGSVLRTKTSVKEWKAIASRSSICTEETRILPILKLSYNDLSSYIKQCFAYCAIFPKDYKIDVAKLIQLWIANGFIPEHKEDSLEAIGQLIFNELASRSFFLDIEKSKDIRGYYSRYTCKIHDLMHDIAMSVMEKECVVATMEPSKIECRADTARHLFLSCPQQEGILNDFMEKRSPAIQTLVCDSYVCCPLQHLSKYRSLHALKLCIRGTKSYLLKPKYLRHLRYLDLSNSDIKSLPEDISILYNLQVLDLSNCDDLVRLPMQMKYMTSLRHLYTHGCRKLNSMPPELGKRTELLTLTCFVAAITGPDCCDVVELQHLNLGGQLELRQVENVEKAELKVANLGNKKGLKELTLRWNSVCDTEVLNNFEPHDGL; encoded by the coding sequence ATGGTTCATCAGATTGTGATCAGATGTTGTGGCTCTCCTTTAGCTGCAAGTGCACTGGGCTCTGTACTTCGTACCAAGACCAGCGTGAAAGAATGGAAGGCTATAGCATCTAGAAGTAGCATTTGCACCGAGGAAACTAGAATCTTACCAATACTCAAGCTTAGCTACAATGACTTGTCATCGTACATCAAGCAGTGCTTTGCCTATTGTGCTATATTTCCAAAGGATTACAAGATTGATGTGGCAAAGCTGATCCAACTATGGATCGCAAATGGCTTTATCCCAGAACACAAGGAAGATAGTCTTGAAGCCATTGGACAACTTATTTTCAATGAGCTTGCCTCAAGGTCATTTTTTCTGGATATTGAGAAAAGTAAAGATATCAGGGGGTATTATTCCAGATATACATGTAAAATCCATGatcttatgcatgatattgcaatgTCTGTTATGGAAAAGGAATGTGTTGTTGCAACTATGGAACCAAGTAAAATCGAGTGTCGTGCAGATACTGCTCGGCATTTGTTTTTGTCATGTCCACAACAAGAAGGTATTTTGAATGACTTTATGGAGAAAAGATCCCCTGCTATCCAAACCTTGGTATGCGACAGTTATGTGTGTTGCCCATTGCAGCATCTATCAAAATACAGATCTTTGCACGCCTTGAAGCTCTGTATCAGAGGGACAAAATCATATCTTCTGAAACCAAAGTATCTGCGTCACCTGAGGTACCTTGATCTCTCAAACAGTGATATTAAATCACTTCCTGAAGATATAAGTATTCTATATAACCTGCAAGTGTTGGACCTTTCCAACTGTGATGATCTTGTTCGACTTCCAATGCAAATGAAGTATATGACCTCCCTCCGTCACCTCTACACTCATGGATGTCGAAAGTTGAACAGCATGCCACCAGAACTAGGAAAACGCACTGAGTTGCTGACACTTACATGTTTTGTAGCAGCAATTACTGGACCTGATTGCTGTGATGTTGTAGAGTTGCAGCATTTAAACCTTGGTGGTCAGCTAGAGCTACGCCAGGTAGAGAATGTTGAAAAAGCAGAGCTAAAAGTGGCAAACCTCGGAAACAAGAAGGGTCTCAAAGAACTGACATTAAGATGGAATTCTGTTTGTGACACCGAGGTGCTCAACAATTTCGAACCACATGATGGGTTGTAG